From the genome of Capsicum annuum cultivar UCD-10X-F1 chromosome 4, UCD10Xv1.1, whole genome shotgun sequence:
ttttttgctCATAAAGTCATATCGCAAAACAAAGATGACATTTATCCAAACACTTCACCTCAAGCCAAATGTCCTTCAAAAAGTCTTACTTATGTTTGCAAGCTTGAATAGAACTTCCTCAGCTAAATTTATTAACAAATTGATATAGAAGATCATATTAAGCATTCAGATTCCACAAGTTATGgtacaaaagaaaaatgaaaagaatggaAATGTACTTATAGATGAACATGGAAACGCATACCAGATAAGAGTCAAGAATATGATCTTGTAGCCCAATCTGGAGGTTGTATAGTAACTGTGAACGTATCATTTGCCATATCAtcatgttgtgttctttgaattTCCAGGGCGGAATTGGAAACAGACCAGCAACACCTGTTTACTTCAATGCTTTTTATAGATATCGCATCACCAAAATGAGAAGGGATTTCCTCAAGCTGCTTACACTTGGTTAAAACCAAACGTTCAAGCTAAGGAAAAGCTTTATCGGAGACAGACCACTGTGAAATGTTGATGTTGTCCAAATTTAAGTATTTGAGTTCAGGAAATTCTGAGTCGTTCACTTCCCATTGATTCCCTTCGAAGGCTCTGGAAAGTAACCTAAGAATCTCCAAGTTAGGCAATTCTCCAATGAAGAGATTTCGGACCAGGGCAGACGAAACTTGGACAAAGTCAATTCCCTTAGTTTTGAGGGGAAATTGAACTCATGTGGAAGTTTAGCTGGATAGCTGTTGGAAACCAGCTTTAGGGATTCAAGATGACTTAGAAATTCTAATCTTGGAAAAACAACACACCTTCCCTTCACTTTCTCTGAATGACCAAATGTCGATGAAAATATACAACTCAACTTTCTCAAATTTGGCATCTTTGTCAAAATCGCCTCTGCATCTATACCATAAGAGAGACGTGGAGAGGAAAAGGTTTGCAAATCATTTAATTGAGAGTTATCAAGTGATTCACTGGGGTACTCATGCAAACTAAACGAAGCACGATGTTTTACAACAATATGCCTCAATTTGACCATCTTCAGAAGAGAACAAGGTAGTATCATCTCTCCTCTCAATCCCCTTACCACAAAAGTTTCAAGGTTTGATAGCTTAGCTATAAATGATGGAATTGAATTTGCATCAGTTGAACTGCAAAGTATCTCAAATGAATTAGAGACTGCATTTCACTGGGAAAAATACCACCAATGTTGAAGGATTCCAAATCCAGGACTCTCACTAGTTTGAAGCTTTCAAAGATGAAGGAGAGGTCACGTGGCCATAACAAGTTATCTGGATCTGTCATTTCGAATTTTAAGGAGCAAACATTTGAGCGACATGGCCGCCACAGATCAATCTCATCCTGATATGAATTGACAAACAACCGATAGTCCTCAGTCTTTTCAGGAAGCATATCCTCTCCCCTGAATCAGATAAAAGGGAAAAGCAAAAAAAACAAATAACGATGAGAGTTGGTATAAgcataatacaaaaaaaatcagtATAATTCTTATGTACCTATTTATTTGGTTAAGGAAATTTTCTTGCTTGGCCTTTTCCAAGCAGGAATTGTGTGCGGCACCTTTTCACCTTGTCATTGGGTCTCTTCTCCATGGCCATTACTAAATTTCTactaatgaaatcttcaagaaaatcttgtgcagcatcttctgtTGTTTTTTCCTTGTTTGCTTGTACAAACCCTTCAGCTTGCCACAATCGAGTCAATTTGGAGACATGAATATCCTTCCCCTTTAAAAAACCCCCAAATAGAGAAAACAAGGCTTGAGGTGATGTGGTAGATTCTTATAACTGAATCCAATTAAAGACATACTCTCTTCCAAGCTACCAATTCTCCGCGAACCTAGACTATCTTCTACCTCTTTCCATACATCTGCTTCCTTCTTCTCCTCTTTCAGAATTCCAGCAACTAAGACAATGAAGAGCGGCAACCCTCCACAACTTTTTGCTATTCGAAATCCCACATCTACAAGCTCAGGTGGACACCTCTCCCCTTGAAACACCTCTTCCTGCAACAATGTCCAACTCTCGTCGTCTCTGAATAAACGAAGATGATGGGTATTACTTTCACATCTAACATAATTGGCAATATCACTCAGTCGGGTCGTTAGAATAATTCTACTCCCACTCTGAGCATCTCTAAAGCACATATATAAATCGTCCCATGCAGTTTTGTCCCAGACATCATCAATGAGAATTAAGAATCTCTTGGTTAACAGAACTTGACGCAACTCATTGGCTAATTCACCATCTTCTTTTTCAGTACGATCAGAAGGCTCAAGAACATCATTCAAGATGGTAAGCAACAACTCCTTCCATGAATATACTTGAGTCACACGACACTTAGCGTGAACATCAAAGTAAGGGGTAAGTATGAGATCATTGAAAATCTTATCGGCAAGAGTGGTCTTTCCAATTCCAGGCATACCAACTATGGAGATAATATCTAGCTCAGATGATCCTCTAAGTAGCTGCTCCTTTATTTTGTTCATTGCCTCCTGAAAACCCTCCATTTCTTCATTTGCTCTTGGAGTATTAGCTGATAAAGATGGCACAAGATTCAATGAGGTGTTTGCAACTTTGTGCACTGTTACGTCAATCTCCTTTATTCCACAAGTATCACTTACCGTTTTATTTACAAGCTTAATATTCTCAAGAACTTCAGAAATCCAAAGAACTTTGTACCAGCGAGGATGAGAACAGGTCAAGCACGAGTCAGTGACATACTCTGCCTTGTATGCCATTTCAGTAACACTTGTCATAAGACCATAAAATTCATCATGCTCATCGTAGATTTCTGGGAAATGATTAGTCAGTGATCTTAGGCATAATAATCCCTCCTTGATTGATCCAATATAATTCTCTAAGTCCAAAACTGAATCATTCTTAGAACATAACAGATCCTCCAATTTTCCCAAGAAACAATCAAGAAATCCTAATCCATTTGTCTTGGGGAAGCTAAAACTTGATGAATCTGGAACTTTGAGACAAATCTTTCAGACCTCATCCTCAACAAACTTAAGAAACTGCTTCATATCAGAGAGATATAATACGTAATACCAAGCTGGTCTATAACCCCTGATGGTGAAGAGGCACACATACTTTTTGTGTCGAAGACAT
Proteins encoded in this window:
- the LOC107868210 gene encoding LOW QUALITY PROTEIN: putative late blight resistance protein homolog R1B-23 (The sequence of the model RefSeq protein was modified relative to this genomic sequence to represent the inferred CDS: inserted 6 bases in 5 codons; deleted 1 base in 1 codon; substituted 2 bases at 2 genomic stop codons), which codes for MECSQVRDLMKLVKAWSKNKWTFNQLEDAINNLDHVATFLSILEKHYPENVISTQLRSLFLEAHXEIRSQQMITKVLKITKMLKIVKPKNIAERIKASKPSKSSTQITMEMVRSVESLLYYPYLLLSLVYLRGYAPAVLSKKLKRLQLFLTLTANRCIEHESMQDLFTHVQDIAYTVASLCFLGLAHNMDSEFSELLKRISPPSPELRHIYKSLFIASKSSRSADHLTWRYLRMFVDAVKEDLQDLLRHDACLKVAFDDKIPWLQQGLSYISGFLIHLASTSKCTVLAEVNSLQARIEDLAIEAAIVVYSSYNEEMDKTSEALQLKLNHVKPEIDLIQLLTSEATIIAHLKDLSDYVQEALIFLTTFPINSLGWCKEHTKRTELLALIQSLTRQSWSFVNSSSHLAREINGSNVEFFLKFKFIKAAITRMCTGISASSTLDHPTIDLLNFLPINFEVIDSYFNMIKYSKTSSSGRHNMDLVLMGFHEYILDNLLVKDETDLSFTVADEVKKFYDGLLLVAIYLVDHPVQCNGHKKRNESTKVTSSSSVAYGNVSCLTIYGTTGTETKRWKVNLVLQFFVESFKFVSLLKHKATVSPQVLDLTEIAHEGLIFLVAILTDLLRQHAELSQFHDLLMCAEVSVHRLSHISESFYGSFMDRGNNEKTWLSLFDYVQEIRSVKVEVRKVCFQLLDASPCNMTDGEGLLNFLLNHKDRTINDGVGSISFMKNQISLCKGKQVYLGSFLADIVQYRNMHQELNDLEKCLRHKKYVCLFTIRGYRPAWYYVLYLSDMKQFLKFVEDEVXKICLKVPDSSSFSFPKTNGLGFLDCFLGKLEDLLCSKNDSVLDLENYIGSIKEGLLCLRSLTNHFPEIYDEHDEFYGLMTSVTEMAYKAEYVTDSCLTCSHPRWYKVLWISEVLENIKLVNKTVSDTCGIKEIDVTVHKVANTSLNLVPSLSANTPRANEEMEGFQEAMNKIKEQLLRGSSELDIISIVGMPGIGKTTLADKIFNDLILTPYFDVHAKCRVTQVYSWKELLLTILNDVLEPSDRTEKEDGELANELRQVLLTKRFLILIDDVWDKTAWDDLYMCFRDAQSGSRIILTTRLSDIANYVRCESNTHHLRLFRDDESWTLLQEEVFQGERCPPELVDVGFRIAKSCGGLPLFIVLVAGILKEEKKEADVWKEVEDSLGSRRIGSLEESMSLIGFSYKNLPHHLKPCFLYXGGFLKGKDIHVSKLTRLWQAEGFVQANKEKTTEDAAQDFLEDFISRNLVMAMEKRPNDKVKRCRXHNSCLEKAKQENFLNQINRGEDMLPEKTEDYRLFVNSYQDEIDLWRPCRSNVCSLKFEMTDPDNLLWPRDLSFIFESFKLVRVLDLESFNIGGIFPSEMQSLIHLRYFAXSTDANSIPSFIAKLSNLETFVVRGLRGEMILPCSLLKMVKLRHIVVKHRASFSLHEYPSESLDNSQLNDLQTFSSPRLSYGIDAEAILTKMPNLRKLSCIFSSTFGHSEKVKGRCVVFPRLEFLSHLESLKLVSNSYPAKLPHEFNFPSKLRELTLSKFRLPWSEISXIGELPNLEILRLLSRAFEGNQWEVNDSEFPELKYLNLDNINISQWSVSDKAFPXLERLVLTKCKQLEEIPSHFGDAISIKSIEVNRCCWSVSNSALEIQRTQHDDMANDTFTVTIQPPDWATRSYS